AAGTAGATACGAAAGCGAGGGCTTACTATGACAAAGAAAAAGGTAATTTTATTGGTAGTGGCTGCATTATTTGCAGTAAGTGGCTTAACGGCGCTGCCGTCTGGAAATATAACAGGTGGGGTGGGCTGCATTGTGGTTGCGGCAGTATGTGCCTATTTTGGACTGAAAAAGAAAAGCGCAGGAAAAGAAAACGAAAACAGAACGCCTGCGCCTGCCGCTGCATCTGGTGGCAGAGTTTTAGATACAATCAGAACGAAAGTAGTAGGCGTGACGTTCAATAATGAGGACGGAGAAAACAGGCAGGATATTTTAAGCAGAATGTCCGGCAGTGAAGATATTACAGTAGAAAAGTATACATACAACGGAGAGCCTGCCGCATACGTAAAGTGGGGCGATAAGGTAATAGGCAATCTATCGGCAGAGCTGGCGGGGGACTTAGCGAGAAAGTACCCGAAAGCCCGCTACACCGCAGAAATACTGGAAATTTCTGGGGGGGGGGGGGTACAGACGTTCGGGTGCAATATAGAGCTTGACGTAATCGAGGACGCAACGCCCAGCGTAAGCCAGCATACGGGAGAAACTACAGTATATGTAGACCGTAGCAACAAAAAATACCATAGTAAGCCTAACTGTTCGGGAATGAAAAACCCAAAGAGCATACCGCTAAGCCAAGCAAAGAAGAAATACACCGCTTGTAAAAAGTGTTGTAAATAGGTAAAGGCATAAGCCGCAGACTTGTAAAAGAGTTTGCGGCTTTTCGTCGTATATGGGGAAAGAACAGGAACGAAAGAGAGGTAGCAGAAATGGCGAATAAGAAAGGCAGCCGACAGCTGACATGGACAGACCGTATAAGTATTGAGGCATTGAAAAAAGCAGGGCATAGCGTGATAGAGATAGCAGAACAGCTGGGCGTACACCGCAGCACTATATACAATGAGCTTAAGAGAGGGGAATATATGCACAGAAATAGCGACTATACAGAAACATTAAGTTATAGCCCAAACAAGGCACAAATGAAAGCAGAGGAAAATTTAAAGGCAAGGGGTACACAACTTAAAATAGGAAACGATATTGCATACGCTAATTATATAGAGGATAAAATAGTAAATGAAGATTACAGCCCAGCTGCGGTACTGGGAGAATTGAAAGCACAGGGGAAAGAGGGGGACTTTTCCGTAACAGTATGCGTAACGACCTTATACAGCTATATTGATAAGGGTATTTTCCTTAAGCTGTCTAATAAGAATTTGCCAGTAAAGAAGAATAAGAAGAGAAATTATAAGAAAGTACAGAGGCAACAGAAAAGGGCGGCAGCAGGAGAGAGTATAGACAAACGCCCGAAAGAGATAGATACACGGGAAGAGTTCGGAAACTGGGAAATGGACAGCGTTTTAGGTAAGCGGGGAAAGTCAAAAAATACCTTGCTGGTACTGACAGAGCGGAAAACCAGAAACGAGATTATATTTAAACTGCCAGACCATACAGACGAGGCAGTAGTAGCGGCACTGGATAGATTAGAAAGAAAATGGGGCGCTGATATGTTTAAGCGGGTATTTAAGACAATCACAGTAGACAACGGCAGCGAGTTTGCAGATGCAGAGGGCTTACAGCGTTCTATTATCAACGAGGGAGAAAAGCGGACAAAGGTATATTACTGCCACCCTTATAGTAGCTGGGAACGTGGCACGAATGAGGTAACAAATAAGATGATACGCCGGAAGATACCGAAAGGCACAAATTTTGACGACAGGACAGAGGAAGAGGTAGAGAGTATAGAGAACTGGATAAACGGATACCCACGCAAAATACATGGCTACCATTCAGCGGGGGAATTATTCAAGGAAGAGGTAAAGCAGCTTGCATAACAACGGATACAGGGAGCGTGAGAGGCTGGCAGCAGTGGCAGCCTTACTACTGCGCTGTCTAAAAGTGAAAATACACAATAAAACAGGCTGCGTATTGTGCAAAACGGCAAAACGATAAAAACATGAAAAAATGTCGAATTTAATGTTGACATTTTTAAACAAGAGGAAATTGCAACAATTTCATTGAAAATTCGTGAATTGTATGATAACATGAGGGTGTCTATTGAATAGGAACGAGTTGTATATACAATTAAGTCTGGAGGAGACGGATGAGCGTACAGTTATTAGATAAGACAAGAAAAATAAATAAATTATTGCATAATAATAATTCCAGCAAAGTGGTGTTTAATGATATTTGTGCTGTCCTCACAGAGATCCTGAACTCCAATGTCCTGGTAGTCAGTAAAAAAGGAAAGATCCTCGGAGTCAGCAAAAGTGCGCATGTAGATGCAATCAATGAACTGATTGTAGAGTCTGTGGGAGCGCATATCGATGAGATGCTCAATGAGCGTCTGCTCAATGTACTTTCTACCAAAGAGAATGTGAATTTGGAGACACTTGGTTTTTCATCGGAAAAAGTGCAGGGATATCAGGCAATTATCGTCCCCATTGATATTGCGGGAGAACGCCTTGGAACACTCTTTATTTATAAGCAGAATGAGTTGTATTCCATTGATGATATCATCTTAAGTGAGTATGGGACAGCAGTTGTCGGACTGGAGATGCTCCGGTCTGTGAATGAGGAGAGTGCAGAGGAGACGAGAAAGGAACATATCGTACAGTCAGCGATCAGCACACTTTCATTCTCTGAACTGGAGGCGATCATTCATATTTTTGAAGAGTTGGATGGAACAGAGGGAATTCTGGTGGCAAGCAAGATTGCAGACCGTGTAGGAATCACAAGATCCGTGATCGTCAATGCACTTCGAAAATTTGAGAGTGCCGGAGTGATCGAATCCCGTTCCTCCGGAATGAAGGGAACATACATTAAGGTGTTGAATGACTATGTCTTTACCGAATTGGAAAAGATCAAAAAAGAACGTTTGTAAAAATCGTACAGAAGATAAAAGGGTATCAGCAAGCTGATGCCCTTTCTCTGACTACAGGTAAGAAGAGCAGGAGGAAAAGAACATGTATGAAGGCAATGCAGTAGATCTTCAGATGGAGAAAGTGATCGCGGCAGATGCGATCCTGGATGATGAGACACATCACTGTCAGGTTTTTCGTTATGATATGGAAGAGGATTACATATACTTACAATTAAAGGAGGACGATCTGACAGCAATCTCGCTGGATGCAAAGTATCAGTGCTATATTTCCACAAGGACAGAGCTTTTGTTCTGCACGGGCGTGGTACAGGAGCGATATCAGTGTGAACACGGGAAAATTTTGGTCTTTCATATTGAGAATGGATTCTATACAATTTCGGATATGAAAGGACCTGTAAAAAGAAAATAAACTAAATATAAAATTTTTGAATCTCTGTTGACAAATAGAAAACAGAGTGCTATTTTATATTCATGAGGTTTAGCACTCGATATGAACGAGTGCTAATAACGTATAAAATAAGGAGGATTTACCATGAAATTAGTACCATTAGGCGATAAAATCGTATTAAAGCAATTAGAAGCAGAAGAGACAACAAAGTCAGGAATCGTTTTGCCTGGTCAGGCAAAAGAAAAACCACAGGAAGCAGAGGTAATTGCAGTCGGACCTGGTGGAATGGTAGACGGGAAAGAAGTGACAATGCAGGTAGCTGTAGGAGATAAAGTAATCTATTCCAAATATGCAGGAACAGATGTAGAGCTGGATGGAGAAGAGTACATTATCGTAAAACAGAATGATATCCTTGCAGTTGTAAAATAGAAGAAAGAGACAATTTTTTGGAAACAGTCAACAGACGAAGTATAACAGGAGTGTGAATGAAAATGGCAAAGGAAATTAAATATGGAGCAGAGGCAAGAGCCGCTCTGGAAAAAGGTGTAAACCAGCTTGCAGATACTGTAAGAGTAACTTTGGGACCAAAAGGAAGAAACGTTGTTCTGGATAAATCGTTCGGAACACCATTGATCACAAATGACGGTGTGACGATCGCAAAAGAAATCGAACTGGAAGATGGATTTGAAAATATGGGAGCACAGCTCATCCGTGAAGTTGCAGCGAAGACAAACGATGTGGCCGGAGACGGAACAACAACAGCGACTGTTCTGGCACAGGCAATGGTAAATGAAGGAATGAAGAACCTTGCAGCAGGAGCAAACCCGATCGTACTGCGTAAAGGTATGAAAAAAGCGACAGATGCAGCAGTGGAAGCAATTGCAAATATGAGCCGTCAGGTAACAGGAAAAGACCAGATCGCAAAAGTTGCAGCAGTATCTTCCGGTGATGAAGCGGTTGGAAATATGGTTGCAGATGCAATGGAGAAAGTTTCCAAAGATGGTGTTATCACGATCGAAGAATCCAAGACAATGCAGACAGAGCTGGATCTGGTAGAAGGTATGCAGTTTGACCGCGGATATATTTCTGCATATATGGCGACAGATATGGAGAAGATGGAAGCAGTTCTGGATGATCCGTACATCCTGATCACAGATAAGAAGATTTCCAATATTCAGGATCTCCTTCCATTGCTGGAGCAGATCGTACAGTCAGGAGCAAGACTTCTGATCATTGCAGAGGATATTGAAGGAGAAGCTCTTACAACTCTGATCGTAAACAAACTGCGCGGAACATTTAATGTTGTTGCAGTAAAAGCTCCTGGATACGGAGATAGAAGAAAAGAAATGCTCAATGATATTGCAATCCTGACAGGCGGACAGGTAATTTCCGATGAACTTGGAATGGACCTGAAAGAAGCAACAATGGACCTGCTCGGACGTGCAAAATCTGTAAAAGTTCAGAAAGAGAACACAGTCATTGTTGACGGATGCGGAGATAAGAAAGCAATCGAAGACAGAGTGGCTCAGATCAAAAAACAGATCGAGGAGACAACATCTGAATTTGACAGAGAAAAATTACAGGAAAGACTTGCAAAACTGGCAGGCGGTGTTGCAGTGATTCGTGTGGGAGCAGCGACAGAAACTGAGATGAAAGAAGCAAAACTGCGTATGGAAGATGCACTCAATGCGACAAGAGCAGCAGTAGAGGAAGGTATCATCGCAGGCGGTGGATCTGCATATATCCATGCTTCTAAAGAAGTTGCAAAACTTGCAGAGACTCTGGAAGGTGATGAGAAGACAGGTGCGAATATCATCCTGAAAGCTCTGGAGGCTCCATTGTTCCATATTGCAACAAATGCAGGTCTGGAAGGTGCAGTGATCATCAATAAAGTAAGAGAATCAGAACCTGGAGTCGGATTTGATGCTTACAAAGAAGAATATGTAGATATGGTAAGTGAAGGAATTCTGGATCCTGCCAAAGTGACAAGAAGCGCACTGCAGAATGCAAACAGTGTTGCATCTACTCTGCTGACAACAGAATCTGTTGTTTCTACGATTAAAGAAGAGACACCGGCAATGCCGGCAGCACCTGGTGGAATGGGAATGATGTAATGATAAGAGGTTTCCCGGATATCTGTTTTGATACAGATACCCGGGGCTCTTTTTTTATTTTCGGGATTTCGGCAGTAATAGACAAAAGAATTATAGAAAAACTGAGAAATTATGTAAAAATTATGAATGAGACATTATCTATAAGTATTGCTTAATAATGGGAGTTAAAATAAATCAGGATAAAAATAAATTGTAAGTGGGAATAGGCTTGACAAGTGGTGGGAATTTTTGTACCATAACAGATAATCTATGGACATACATATTAGAGAAAGAGAGGAAATAAATCATGGGAAAAATAATCGGAGAAGGTATTACATTTGACGATGTCCTGTTAGTACCGGCATATTCACAGGTCATTCCAAATCAGGTGGACTTATCCACATATCTGACAAAGACGATTAAACTGAACATTCCGATGATGAGTGCTGGTATGGATACAGTTACTGAGCACCGCATGGCGATCGCCATGGCACGTCAGGGAGGAATCGGTATCATTCATAAAAACATGACGATCGAGCAGCAGGCAGAAGAGGTAGACAAAGTAAAGAGATCAGAGAATGGGGTTATCACAGATCCGTTTTCTCTTTCTCCGGATCATACACTGGCGGACGCCAATGATCTGATGGCAAAATTCAGAATTTCCGGAGTGCCGATCACAGAAGGGAAAAAGCTGGTTGGAATTATTACAAACCGTGATTTGAAATTTGAGGAAGATTTCTCTAAGAAAATAAAAGAATCCATGACTTCAGAAGGGCTGATCACAGCACCGGAAGGAATCACACTGGAAGATGCAAAGAAGATCCTTGCAAAGGCAAGAAAAGAAAAACTTCCGATCGTGGACAAAGATGGAAATTTAAAAGGTCTGATCACGATCAAAGACATTGAGAAACAGATCAAATATCCACTGTCAGCGAAAGACGGTCAGGGAAGACTTCTCTGCGGAGCGGCGATCGGAATCACAGCAAACTGTCTGGAGCGTGTAGAGGCGCTGGTGAATGCGAAGGTAGACGTGATCGTGATGGACTCTGCACATGGACATTCTGAGAATGTTCTGCGCACAGTGCGTATGGTCAAAGAAAAATATCCAAATCTTCCGGTCATTGCAGGAAATGTTGCTACAGGGGAGGCGACAAGAGCCTTGATCGAAGCCGGTGTGGATGCCGTAAAAGTTGGTATCGGACCTGGATCAATCTGTACGACTCGTGTGGTTGCAGGTATCGGTGTACCACAGGTAACAGCTGTTATGGACTGCTATGCAGTGGCAAAAGAGTACGGAATTCCGGTTATCGCAGACGGTGGTATCAAGTATTCCGGAGATATGACAAAGGCGATTGCAGCAGGAGCGAATGTTTGTATGATGGGAAGTATCTTTGCCGGATGTGACGAGAGCCCGGGAACATTTGAATTATACCAGGGAAGAAAATACAAAGTATACCGTGGTATGGGATCTATCGCAGCTATGGAAAACGGAAGCAAGGATCGTTACTTCCAGGCAGATGCAAAGAAATTAGTTCCGGAAGGTGTGGAAGGACGTGTTGCATACAAAGGAACAGTAGAAGATACCGTATTCCAGCTCATGGGAGGCCTCCGTGCAGGAATGGGATACTGCGGAACTGCAAATATTGAGGCACTGAAAGAGAACGGACAGTTTGTTAAGATTTCAGCTGCATCCTTGAAAGAAAGTCATCCACATGACATTCATATTACAAAAGAAGCACCTAACTACAGTGTAGATGAATAAAGTGAAGGAGTGCCGGAGCAGGAAACTGTTCCGGCATTTTTGAAATCAGGAGTTCAGATGAAAATAAGATCCAACAGAAGAAAAAGAAGAAGATATGGACGGGGAAGAAGTGACAGGAAAGTATTCTATGCAAGAGCCGGACTGGCAGCGCTGCTGTTATTGACAATAGTGCTGATCTTAAGGTCATGCATCTCAAAAAAGCAAGGAGAGATGCGGGCGGATGTGGATGCGTCCAGACCGGAGATTGATGTACAGCTTCTGGATATCAATGAGTACTCCAGACCGGAAATCGAGTCAGACGGGATCACAGGAATCGTGATTCATTATACGGCGAATCCGGGCTCTACTGCACAGGAGAACAGAGATTATTTTGAAGGACTTAAGGACACCCATGAGACATCAGCAAGCAGTAATTTTGTCGTGGGACTGGAAGGAGAGATCATTCAGTGTGTGCCCACATGGGAGGTGGCATATGCATCCAACGAGCGGAATAAGGATACCATTTCGATCGAATGCTGTCATCCGGACGAAACAGGAAAGTTTACAGAAGAAACCTATCAGTCGATGGTGCAGCTGACCGCATGGCTTTGCAGAAAGTACAGTCTGACTGCGGATACAGTGATCCGCCACTATGATGTGACCGGAAAAAATTGTCCGAAATACTTTGTGGAAAATGAAGAGGCATGGGCGAATTTCAAAGAGGATGTGGCGAATGCACTGGCGAAAGGCGGTACGGATTAAAGGAAACGAAAAAGTATATCTCTTGCGGTCTGAAACAATGCTTGTTATAATAAACGGACAGAAGAGTTAAAGGGAAAGAGCAGAGGGCGAAAATATGAATGAATTGATGATAAAAAAGTTTCGGGAATCATGTGATTATAATATCGTACTGATCGGATTTATGGGAGCTGGAAAATCGACGGTGGCAAGAACTCTGGGAGAATGGTTTGACATGGAGATTGTGGAAATGGATGAACTCATCTCGGATCGTCAGAGGATGAGTATTCCGGAGATTTTTGAAAAGCACGGAGAAGAGTATTTCCGGAATCTTGAGACGAATCTTCTGATTGAGCTGCAAAAAACAAGTCGGACGATTATTTCCTGCGGCGGCGGTGCTGCAATGCGCAGTCAGAATGTAAGTGAAATGAAAAAAAATGGATATGTGGTTCTGCTGACAGCTACTCCAAAGACGATTCTGGAACGTGTCAAAGAGAATGATGACAGACCTCTGCTGAAGAATCATAAGAATGTGGAATATATCGCAGAACTGATGGAAAAGCGCCGGGAGAAATATGAGACGGCAGCAGATTTGATCGTGCAGACAGACGAGAAGAATGTGCAGGAAATCTGCAAAGAGATGATTACAAAATTGATGGAGATGGATAGTAGAGATGTTTGATAAATTTTTTCCGGATGAATACCTGGCATCCGCTTATGTGATTCCTTTTGAAGAGCTGTATGAGAAGGGATACCGGGGAGTCATCTTTGATATCGACAATACACTGGTACCACACGGAGCACCGGCAGATGAAAGGGCAAAAAAGCTGTTTACGCGTTTAAACAAAATCGGATTTTCCTCCTGCCTTCTGTCAAATAATCAGAAACCGCGTGTGGAGATGTTTAATCAGGAGATACAGACTGCTTATATCTATAATGCTCACAAGCCTTCAATCAAGAATTATGAGAAGGCAATGAAGATTATGGGGACAACAAAGGAGCGCACCCTGTTTGTTGGCGATCAGCTGTTTACCGATGTATGGGGGGCAAAGAGAACCGGGATTCACAGTATTTTAGTGAAGCCGATCCATCCAAAAGAGGAGATTCAGATCGTTTTGAAGCGTTATTTGGAGAAAATTGTTCTTCATTTTTATAAAAAGAAGCGGAAACTGGATAAAAAAGGTTGAAAAAAGACAGAATCTATTATAGAATTATAAACAGTCGAGAAAAGGCAGCGCATAAAGTGCGCATTTGAAGGAGGATTACAGATGATTTCAGCAGGAGATTTTAAAAATGGTGTTACCGTTGAGATTGACGGAAATATCTATCAGATCTTAGAATTCCAGCACGTAAAACCTGGAAAAGGTGCAGCATTTGTTAGAACAAAATTAAAAAATATCATCAGTGGCGGTGTTGTTGAGAAAACTTTCAGACCAACTGAAAAATTCCCGAAAGCACATATTGACAGAAAAGACATGCAGTATCTTTACAGAGACGGAGATCTGTTTAACTTTATGGACGTAGAGACATATGATCAGATCGCTCTGAACGAAGATGTTGTAGGAGATTCTCTAAAATTTGTAAAAGAGAACGAAGTAGTAAAGATCTGTTCACACAATGGAAACGTATTCTCAGTAGAGCCACCTCTGTTCGTAGAGCTTGCGATTACAGAGACAGAGCCTGGATTCAAGGGAGATACAGCACAGGGAGCTACAAAACCTGCAACTGTAGAGACAGGAGCAATTGTTATGGTACCATTGTTCGTAGAACAGGGAGATGTACTGAAGATTGATACACGTTCAGGAGAATATCTCTCACGTGTTTAATACGAAGGAGACGCCTCAGGGCGTCTTTTTCTTTTGGTAAGATGGGGATTGGTGTGAACAGTAACATTTATAGAATCTTTATAGATAGTTCATATAAAGTTCGTTGTATTTCGCATCAGAGTCGGATATAATCAAGAAACATAATATTGTTCACATCAGATTTCAAAGGCACATTCGTGCCGCATTTCTCAAAAAGATGAGCACACAATCAGGAAGGAGACAGTATGGAATATAGAGAATTTGTGTGCGCAGCAATTGAAACAATGAATCAAAAGGAGGGGAAAAACGGGATACAGGCAAGAGAACACAGAGCAGTAAAAAACAATGGGAAGATTCGTGTTGGACTGTTGCTTCAGGAAACGGGATCCAATCTGTTTCCGACAATCTATCTGGAGGAATATTATGAGAAGTTTCAAAAAGGGGAAACTCTGGAACAGATTGTGTCGGAGATCAGCCAGCTTTATCAAAAGATCAAGGCAAAAAATATCATAGATGTGGATTCTTTTTTTAATCTGGAATCATGGAAGAATAAGCTGGGGATCAAAGTGATAAAAACGGAGAAAAACAGGGAATTACTGGAA
This window of the Mediterraneibacter gnavus ATCC 29149 genome carries:
- a CDS encoding IS30 family transposase: MANKKGSRQLTWTDRISIEALKKAGHSVIEIAEQLGVHRSTIYNELKRGEYMHRNSDYTETLSYSPNKAQMKAEENLKARGTQLKIGNDIAYANYIEDKIVNEDYSPAAVLGELKAQGKEGDFSVTVCVTTLYSYIDKGIFLKLSNKNLPVKKNKKRNYKKVQRQQKRAAAGESIDKRPKEIDTREEFGNWEMDSVLGKRGKSKNTLLVLTERKTRNEIIFKLPDHTDEAVVAALDRLERKWGADMFKRVFKTITVDNGSEFADAEGLQRSIINEGEKRTKVYYCHPYSSWERGTNEVTNKMIRRKIPKGTNFDDRTEEEVESIENWINGYPRKIHGYHSAGELFKEEVKQLA
- the codY gene encoding GTP-sensing pleiotropic transcriptional regulator CodY yields the protein MSVQLLDKTRKINKLLHNNNSSKVVFNDICAVLTEILNSNVLVVSKKGKILGVSKSAHVDAINELIVESVGAHIDEMLNERLLNVLSTKENVNLETLGFSSEKVQGYQAIIVPIDIAGERLGTLFIYKQNELYSIDDIILSEYGTAVVGLEMLRSVNEESAEETRKEHIVQSAISTLSFSELEAIIHIFEELDGTEGILVASKIADRVGITRSVIVNALRKFESAGVIESRSSGMKGTYIKVLNDYVFTELEKIKKERL
- a CDS encoding co-chaperone GroES, which produces MKLVPLGDKIVLKQLEAEETTKSGIVLPGQAKEKPQEAEVIAVGPGGMVDGKEVTMQVAVGDKVIYSKYAGTDVELDGEEYIIVKQNDILAVVK
- the groL gene encoding chaperonin GroEL (60 kDa chaperone family; promotes refolding of misfolded polypeptides especially under stressful conditions; forms two stacked rings of heptamers to form a barrel-shaped 14mer; ends can be capped by GroES; misfolded proteins enter the barrel where they are refolded when GroES binds), producing the protein MAKEIKYGAEARAALEKGVNQLADTVRVTLGPKGRNVVLDKSFGTPLITNDGVTIAKEIELEDGFENMGAQLIREVAAKTNDVAGDGTTTATVLAQAMVNEGMKNLAAGANPIVLRKGMKKATDAAVEAIANMSRQVTGKDQIAKVAAVSSGDEAVGNMVADAMEKVSKDGVITIEESKTMQTELDLVEGMQFDRGYISAYMATDMEKMEAVLDDPYILITDKKISNIQDLLPLLEQIVQSGARLLIIAEDIEGEALTTLIVNKLRGTFNVVAVKAPGYGDRRKEMLNDIAILTGGQVISDELGMDLKEATMDLLGRAKSVKVQKENTVIVDGCGDKKAIEDRVAQIKKQIEETTSEFDREKLQERLAKLAGGVAVIRVGAATETEMKEAKLRMEDALNATRAAVEEGIIAGGGSAYIHASKEVAKLAETLEGDEKTGANIILKALEAPLFHIATNAGLEGAVIINKVRESEPGVGFDAYKEEYVDMVSEGILDPAKVTRSALQNANSVASTLLTTESVVSTIKEETPAMPAAPGGMGMM
- the guaB gene encoding IMP dehydrogenase, with protein sequence MGKIIGEGITFDDVLLVPAYSQVIPNQVDLSTYLTKTIKLNIPMMSAGMDTVTEHRMAIAMARQGGIGIIHKNMTIEQQAEEVDKVKRSENGVITDPFSLSPDHTLADANDLMAKFRISGVPITEGKKLVGIITNRDLKFEEDFSKKIKESMTSEGLITAPEGITLEDAKKILAKARKEKLPIVDKDGNLKGLITIKDIEKQIKYPLSAKDGQGRLLCGAAIGITANCLERVEALVNAKVDVIVMDSAHGHSENVLRTVRMVKEKYPNLPVIAGNVATGEATRALIEAGVDAVKVGIGPGSICTTRVVAGIGVPQVTAVMDCYAVAKEYGIPVIADGGIKYSGDMTKAIAAGANVCMMGSIFAGCDESPGTFELYQGRKYKVYRGMGSIAAMENGSKDRYFQADAKKLVPEGVEGRVAYKGTVEDTVFQLMGGLRAGMGYCGTANIEALKENGQFVKISAASLKESHPHDIHITKEAPNYSVDE
- a CDS encoding N-acetylmuramoyl-L-alanine amidase family protein: MKIRSNRRKRRRYGRGRSDRKVFYARAGLAALLLLTIVLILRSCISKKQGEMRADVDASRPEIDVQLLDINEYSRPEIESDGITGIVIHYTANPGSTAQENRDYFEGLKDTHETSASSNFVVGLEGEIIQCVPTWEVAYASNERNKDTISIECCHPDETGKFTEETYQSMVQLTAWLCRKYSLTADTVIRHYDVTGKNCPKYFVENEEAWANFKEDVANALAKGGTD
- a CDS encoding shikimate kinase, with the translated sequence MNELMIKKFRESCDYNIVLIGFMGAGKSTVARTLGEWFDMEIVEMDELISDRQRMSIPEIFEKHGEEYFRNLETNLLIELQKTSRTIISCGGGAAMRSQNVSEMKKNGYVVLLTATPKTILERVKENDDRPLLKNHKNVEYIAELMEKRREKYETAADLIVQTDEKNVQEICKEMITKLMEMDSRDV
- a CDS encoding YqeG family HAD IIIA-type phosphatase → MFDKFFPDEYLASAYVIPFEELYEKGYRGVIFDIDNTLVPHGAPADERAKKLFTRLNKIGFSSCLLSNNQKPRVEMFNQEIQTAYIYNAHKPSIKNYEKAMKIMGTTKERTLFVGDQLFTDVWGAKRTGIHSILVKPIHPKEEIQIVLKRYLEKIVLHFYKKKRKLDKKG
- the efp gene encoding elongation factor P, with translation MISAGDFKNGVTVEIDGNIYQILEFQHVKPGKGAAFVRTKLKNIISGGVVEKTFRPTEKFPKAHIDRKDMQYLYRDGDLFNFMDVETYDQIALNEDVVGDSLKFVKENEVVKICSHNGNVFSVEPPLFVELAITETEPGFKGDTAQGATKPATVETGAIVMVPLFVEQGDVLKIDTRSGEYLSRV